In one Canis lupus dingo isolate Sandy chromosome 16, ASM325472v2, whole genome shotgun sequence genomic region, the following are encoded:
- the GIMAP5 gene encoding GTPase IMAP family member 5 isoform X1, producing the protein MVMLYVVSQEACELVWNLLSSPLWNQENMQSMEGLQRSRYGTMAEGRDEDNWFATPPSLRIILVGKTGSGRSATGNSILCQPMFESRLGNQPVTKTCQGETGTWNGRSILVVDTPSLFEAEAQTQELYKAIGDCYLLSAPGPHVLLLVTPLGRFTAQDAVAVRRVKEVFGAGAMRHAVVLFTHKEDLAGESLDDYLADTDNHSLRSLVQECGRRYCAFNNRATGEEQREQLARLMAVVERLERETGGAFYSNDLFFQAQLLQRGGGGTCGAELGGYLANVRVQVEKQKRDLRGPGSTWACPALLKITKWMLSHIGISVVLIICLLIFLATLINLCITHGH; encoded by the exons ATGGTAATGTTGTATGTGGTGTCCCAAGAGGCTTGTGAACTTGTTTGGaatcttctctcctcccccctgtGGAATCAAGAGAATATGCAG AGCATGGAAGGGCTTCAGAGGAGCAGATACGGAACGATGGCTGAAG GCAGAGACGAAGATAACTGGTTTGCAACACCACCCTCCCTGAGGATCATCCTGGTGGGCAagacaggcagcgggagaagtgCCACAGGGAACAGCATCCTCTGCCAGCCCATGTTCGAGTCCAGGCTGGGGAACCAGCCTGTGACCAAAACGTGCCAGGGGGAGACAGGGACCTGGAACGGAAGGAGCATCCTGGTGGTCGACACGCCCTCCCTCTTCGAGGCAGAGGCTCAGACCCAAGAGCTGTACAAGGCCATCGGGGACTGCTACCTGCTGTCCGCCCCGGGGCCCCACGTGCTGCTGCTGGTGACCCCGCTGGGGCGCTTCACCGCCCAGGACGCGGTGGCCGTCAGGAGGGTGAAGGAGGTCTTCGGGGCGGGGGCCATGAGGCACGCGGTGGTCCTGTTCACCCACAAGGAGGACTTGGCGGGCGAGTCCCTGGACGATTACCTGGCGGACACGGACAACCACAGCCtgaggagcctggtgcaggagTGCGGGAGGAGGTACTGCGCCTTCAACAACAGGGCCaccggggaggagcagagggagcagctggcCAGGCTGATGGCCGTGGTGGAGAGGCTGGAGAGGGAGACGGGCGGCGCCTTCTACAGCAACGACCTCTTCTTCCAAGCCCAGCTGCTGCAGCGAGGCGGGGGCGGCACCTGCGGGGCGGAGCTGGGGGGCTACCTGGCCAATGTGCGGGTGCAGGTGGAAAAGCAGAAGCGAGACCTGCGAGGTCCCGGGAGTACCTGGGCCTGCCCGGCGCTCCTTAAAATCACAAAGTGGATGCTTTCTCATATCGGGATTTCTGTGGTCCTTATTATATGCCTTTTGATTTTCCTTGCCACTTTAATTAACCTGTGTATTACTCATGGGCACTGA
- the GIMAP5 gene encoding GTPase IMAP family member 5 isoform X3, protein MVMLYVVSQEACELVWNLLSSPLWNQENMQKSMEGLQRSRYGTMAEGRDEDNWFATPPSLRIILVGKTGSGRSATGNSILCQPMFESRLGNQPVTKTCQGETGTWNGRSILVVDTPSLFEAEAQTQELYKAIGDCYLLSAPGPHVLLLVTPLGRFTAQDAVAVRRVKEVFGAGAMRHAVVLFTHKEDLAGESLDDYLADTDNHSLRSLVQECGRRYCAFNNRATGEEQREQLARLMAVVERLERETGGAFYSNDLFFQAQLLQRGGGGTCGAELGGYLANVRVQVEKQKRDLRGPGSTWACPALLKITKWMLSHIGISVVLIICLLIFLATLINLCITHGH, encoded by the exons ATGGTAATGTTGTATGTGGTGTCCCAAGAGGCTTGTGAACTTGTTTGGaatcttctctcctcccccctgtGGAATCAAGAGAATATGCAG AAGAGCATGGAAGGGCTTCAGAGGAGCAGATACGGAACGATGGCTGAAG GCAGAGACGAAGATAACTGGTTTGCAACACCACCCTCCCTGAGGATCATCCTGGTGGGCAagacaggcagcgggagaagtgCCACAGGGAACAGCATCCTCTGCCAGCCCATGTTCGAGTCCAGGCTGGGGAACCAGCCTGTGACCAAAACGTGCCAGGGGGAGACAGGGACCTGGAACGGAAGGAGCATCCTGGTGGTCGACACGCCCTCCCTCTTCGAGGCAGAGGCTCAGACCCAAGAGCTGTACAAGGCCATCGGGGACTGCTACCTGCTGTCCGCCCCGGGGCCCCACGTGCTGCTGCTGGTGACCCCGCTGGGGCGCTTCACCGCCCAGGACGCGGTGGCCGTCAGGAGGGTGAAGGAGGTCTTCGGGGCGGGGGCCATGAGGCACGCGGTGGTCCTGTTCACCCACAAGGAGGACTTGGCGGGCGAGTCCCTGGACGATTACCTGGCGGACACGGACAACCACAGCCtgaggagcctggtgcaggagTGCGGGAGGAGGTACTGCGCCTTCAACAACAGGGCCaccggggaggagcagagggagcagctggcCAGGCTGATGGCCGTGGTGGAGAGGCTGGAGAGGGAGACGGGCGGCGCCTTCTACAGCAACGACCTCTTCTTCCAAGCCCAGCTGCTGCAGCGAGGCGGGGGCGGCACCTGCGGGGCGGAGCTGGGGGGCTACCTGGCCAATGTGCGGGTGCAGGTGGAAAAGCAGAAGCGAGACCTGCGAGGTCCCGGGAGTACCTGGGCCTGCCCGGCGCTCCTTAAAATCACAAAGTGGATGCTTTCTCATATCGGGATTTCTGTGGTCCTTATTATATGCCTTTTGATTTTCCTTGCCACTTTAATTAACCTGTGTATTACTCATGGGCACTGA
- the GIMAP5 gene encoding GTPase IMAP family member 5 isoform X2, producing MEGLQRSRYGTMAEGRDEDNWFATPPSLRIILVGKTGSGRSATGNSILCQPMFESRLGNQPVTKTCQGETGTWNGRSILVVDTPSLFEAEAQTQELYKAIGDCYLLSAPGPHVLLLVTPLGRFTAQDAVAVRRVKEVFGAGAMRHAVVLFTHKEDLAGESLDDYLADTDNHSLRSLVQECGRRYCAFNNRATGEEQREQLARLMAVVERLERETGGAFYSNDLFFQAQLLQRGGGGTCGAELGGYLANVRVQVEKQKRDLRGPGSTWACPALLKITKWMLSHIGISVVLIICLLIFLATLINLCITHGH from the exons ATGGAAGGGCTTCAGAGGAGCAGATACGGAACGATGGCTGAAG GCAGAGACGAAGATAACTGGTTTGCAACACCACCCTCCCTGAGGATCATCCTGGTGGGCAagacaggcagcgggagaagtgCCACAGGGAACAGCATCCTCTGCCAGCCCATGTTCGAGTCCAGGCTGGGGAACCAGCCTGTGACCAAAACGTGCCAGGGGGAGACAGGGACCTGGAACGGAAGGAGCATCCTGGTGGTCGACACGCCCTCCCTCTTCGAGGCAGAGGCTCAGACCCAAGAGCTGTACAAGGCCATCGGGGACTGCTACCTGCTGTCCGCCCCGGGGCCCCACGTGCTGCTGCTGGTGACCCCGCTGGGGCGCTTCACCGCCCAGGACGCGGTGGCCGTCAGGAGGGTGAAGGAGGTCTTCGGGGCGGGGGCCATGAGGCACGCGGTGGTCCTGTTCACCCACAAGGAGGACTTGGCGGGCGAGTCCCTGGACGATTACCTGGCGGACACGGACAACCACAGCCtgaggagcctggtgcaggagTGCGGGAGGAGGTACTGCGCCTTCAACAACAGGGCCaccggggaggagcagagggagcagctggcCAGGCTGATGGCCGTGGTGGAGAGGCTGGAGAGGGAGACGGGCGGCGCCTTCTACAGCAACGACCTCTTCTTCCAAGCCCAGCTGCTGCAGCGAGGCGGGGGCGGCACCTGCGGGGCGGAGCTGGGGGGCTACCTGGCCAATGTGCGGGTGCAGGTGGAAAAGCAGAAGCGAGACCTGCGAGGTCCCGGGAGTACCTGGGCCTGCCCGGCGCTCCTTAAAATCACAAAGTGGATGCTTTCTCATATCGGGATTTCTGTGGTCCTTATTATATGCCTTTTGATTTTCCTTGCCACTTTAATTAACCTGTGTATTACTCATGGGCACTGA